In the Caenorhabditis elegans chromosome X genome, one interval contains:
- the pgp-3 gene encoding Multidrug resistance protein pgp-3 (Confirmed by transcript evidence) — MKKTKVNPEDDITLGKFTPKPSPQDSYQGNFFDVFRDADYKDYILFSGGLILSAVNGALVPFNSLIFEGIANALMEGESQYQNGTINMPWFSSEIKMFCLRYFYLGVALFLCSYFANSCLYTLCERRLHCIRKKYLKSVLRQDAKWFDETTIGGLTQKMSSGIEKIKDGIGDKVGVLVGGVATFISGVSIGFYMCWQLTLVMMITVPLQLGSMYLSAKHLNRATKNEMSAYSNAGGMANEVIAGIRTVMAFNAQPFEINRYAHQLNEARRMGIRKAIILAICTAFPLMLMFTCMAVAFWYGATLAAAGAVSSGAVFAVFWAVLIGTRRLGEAAPHLGAITGARLAIHDIFKVIDHEPEIKCTSSEGKIPEKIQGKLTFDGIEFTYPTRPELKILKGVSFEVNPGETVALVGHSGCGKSTSIGLLMRFYNQCAGMIKLDGIPIQEYNIRWLRSTIGIVQQEPIIFVATVAENIRMGDVLITDQDIEEACKMANAHEFICKLSDRYDTVIGAGAVQLSGGQKQRVAIARAIVRKPQILLLDEATSALDTESERMVQTALDKASEGRTTLCIAHRLSTIRNASKILVFDQGLIAERGTHDELISKDDGIYASMVKAQEIERAKEDTTLDDEEDEKTHRSFHRDSVTSDEERELQQSLARDSTRLRQSMISTTTQVPEWEIENAREEMIEEGAMEASLFDIFKYASPEMRNIIISLVFTLIRGFTWPAFSIVYGQLFKILSAGGDDVSIKALLNSLWFILLAFTGGISTLISGSLLGKAGETMSGRLRMDVFRNIMQQDASYFDDSRHNVGSLTSRLATDAPNVQAAIDQRLAEVLTGIVSLFCGVGVAFYYGWNMAPIGLATALLLVVVQSSVAQYLKFRGQRDMDSAIEASRLVTESISNWKTVQALTKQEYMYDAFTAASKSPHRRAIVRGLWQSLSFALAGSFVMWNFAIAYMFGLWLISNNWSTPYTVFQVIEALNMASMSVMLAASYFPEYVRARISAGIMFTMIRQKSVIDNRGLTGDTPTIKGNINMRGVYFAYPNRRRQLVLDGFNMSANFGQTVALVGPSGCGKSTTIQLIERYYDALCGSVKIDDSDIRDLSVKHLRDNIALVGQEPTLFNLTIRENITYGLENITQDQVEKAATLANIHTFVMGLPDGYDTSVGASGGRLSGGQKQRVAIARAIVRDPKILLLDEATSALDTESEKIVQEALDKARLGRTCVVIAHRLSTIQNADKIIVCRNGKAIEEGTHQTLLARRGLYYRLVEKQSS; from the exons atgaaaaaaacgaaGGTAAACCCAGAAGACGATATAACACTTGGCAAATTCACTCCAAAACCAAGTCCTCAAGATTCTTATCagggaaacttttttgatgtg TTTCGAGATGCCGACTACAAAGATTACATATTATTCAGTGGTGGATTAATTTTGAGTGCAGTTAATGGAGCATTGGTGCCATTCaacagtttaatttttgaag GAATTGCGAATGCTCTTATGGAAGGAGAATCACAGTATCAAAATGGAACAATCAACATGCCTTGGTTCAGCTCGGAGATCAAAATGTTCTGTCTTCGATATTTTTACCTTGGAGTCGCACTATTCCTTTGTTCTTATTTTGCA aattccTGTTTGTATACGTTATGCGAACGACGACTACATTGCATTCGaaagaaatatctgaaatctGTGCTTCGTCAAGATGCAAAATGGTTCGACGAGACCACAATTGGGGGCTTGACGCAAAAAATGAGCAGTGGAATCGAAAAGATCAAAGATGGAATCGGAGACAAAGTTGGAGTTTTGGTCGGTGGAGTTGCTACATTTATCAGTGGAGTTTCAATTGGTTTCTACATGTGTTGGCAGTTAACTTTAGTTATGATGATCACAGTGCCATTGCAACTTGGTTCGATGTATCTATCAGCGAAGCATCTGAATCGTGCtaccaaaaatgaaatgtcCGCTTATTCAAATGCCGGTGGAATGGCAAATGAAGTAATTGCTGGGATTAGGACTGTTATGGCATTTAATGCGCAACCGTTTGAAATCAATAG ATATGCACATCAATTAAACGAGGCTAGAAGAATGGGTATTCGTAAGGCTATTATTCTTGCTATTTGCACTGCTTTTCCATTGATGCTCATGTTCACATGTATGGCAGTTGCATTTTGGTATGGAGCCACGTTAGCCGCTGCGGGTGCAGTTTCTTCGGGAGCCGTTTTCGCTGTTTTCTGGGCTGTGCTTATTGGAACTAGACGTCTCGGAGAAGCTGCTCCACATCTCGGAGCAATTACCGGTGCCCGTCTTGCAATTCATGATATTTTCAAGGTCATCGATCACGAGCCGGAAATCAAATGTACATCTAGCGAAGGAAAGATACCCGAGAAAATTCAAGGAAAGCTGACGTTTGATGGCATCGAGTTCACTTATCCAACTCGCCCagagctgaaaattctgaaaggaGTCTCGTTTGAAGTAAATCCAGGTGAAACTGTTGCGCTTGTTGGGCATTCTGGATGTGGAAAATCTACAAGCATTGGACTTTTGATGAGATTTTATAATCAGTGTGCTGGAATG atCAAACTTGACGGAATCCCGATTCAAGAATATAATATTCGTTGGCTTCGTAGCACAATTGGAATTGTGCAACAAGAACCGATTATTTTTGTAGCGACAGTCGCTGAAAACATCCGAATGGGAGATGTTTTAATCACGGATCAAGACATCGAGGAAGCATGTAAAATGGCAAATGCTCACGAGTTCATTTGCAAGCTCAGTGAT AGATATGACACTGTGATTGGTGCAGGTGCTGTACAACTATCTGGAGGCCAGAAACAGCGTGTAGCTATTGCCAGAGCAATTGTCAGAAAACCACAAATTCTACTTCTTGATGAAGCAACTAGTGCTCTGGATACTGAAAGTGAGCGTATGGTACAGACTGCATTGGATAAAGCTTCAGAAGGAAGAACTACTTTGTGCATTGCTCATCGATTAAGCACAATAAGAAATGCCAGTAAAATTCTTGTATTCGACCAAGGACTTATTGCGGAAAGAG GTACCCATGATGAACTAATTTCCAAGGATGATGGAATCTACGCCAGTATGGTGAAAGCTCAAGAAATCGAACGAGCAAAGGAAGACACTACATTAGATG ATGAGGAAGACGAGAAAACTCACCGATCTTTCCATCGAGATTCAGTGACATCCGATGAGGAGCGCGAATTGCAACAGAGTCTGGCAAGAGACTCGACTCGTCTTCGTCAGAGTATGATCAGTACAACAACACAAGTTCCTGaatgggaaattgaaaatgctcGTGAAGAAATGATTGAGGAAGGAGCTATGGAAGCATCgctatttgatattttcaaatatgcaTCTCCG GAGATGAGAAACATCATAATATCTCTTGTGTTTACACTTATTCGTGGGTTCACATGGCCAGCATTCTCAATTGTTTATggtcaacttttcaaaatccttTCCGCTGGTGGTGATGACGTTTCAATTAAAGCACTTTTGAATTCGCTTTGGTTCATTTTGTTAGCTTTCACCGGAGGAATCAGTACCCTGATTTCTGGAAGTCTTCTTGGAAAAGCTGGTGAAACAATGTCTGGTCGGCTTCGGATGGATGTTTTCAGA aaCATAATGCAACAAGATGCCAGCTATTTTGACGATTCTAGACATAATGTCGGAAGCTTGACATCTCGACTAGCTACTGATGCTCCAAACGTACAGGCTGCAATTGACCAACGTCTTGCTGAAGTTCTTACTGGAATAGTGTCGCTATTTTGTGGAGTGGGAGTTGCTTTTTACTATGGATGGAACATGGCACCCATCGGACTTGCTACTGCGCTGCTTCTTGTTGTTGTACAGAGTTCAGTTGCTCAATACCTGAAGTTCAGAGGACAAAGAGATATGGATTCCGCAATTGAGGCAAGTAGACTTGTCACTGAATCAATCTCAAACTGGAAGACTGTGCAAGCTCTTACAAAACAAGAATATATGTACGATGCTTTTACTGCTGCATCAAAATCACCACACAGAAGAGCAATTGTCCGTGGTCTTTGGCAATCTTTATCATTCGCATTGGCGGGAAGTTTTGTTATGTGGAATTTTGCAATTGCTTATATGTTTGGTCTTTGgctaatttcaaacaattggaGTACTCCATATACCGTGTTTCA AGTTATCGAAGCGTTGAACATGGCATCAATGAGTGTTATGTTAGCTGCATCATATTTCCCTGAATACGTTAGAGCAAGAATCTCTGCAGGAATAATGTTCACAATGATACGTCAAAAATCTGTGATTGATAACCGAGGTTTGACTGGAGATACTCCAACAATCAAAGGAAACATCAACATGCGTGGAGTTTACTTTGCGTATCCCAACCGTCGTCGTCAACTTGTGTTGGATGGATTCAACATGTCTGCTAACTTTGGTCAAACGGTTGCACTTGTTGGACCATCTGGCTGTGGAAAGAGTACAACTATTCAATTAATTGAGCGGTACTACGATGCACTTTGTGGTTCTGTCAAAATTGATGATAGTGATATTCGTGATCTTTCTGTAAAACATTTGCGTGATAACATTGCTCTTGTCGGGCAAGAACCCACTCTTTTCAATTTAACTATAAGAGAGAATATCACATATGGATTGGAAAACATAACACAGGATCAGGTTGAAAAAGCTGCGACACTTGCAAACATTCACACATTTGTGATGGGACTTCCTGACGGTTACGATACGTCTGTAGGAGCATCCGGTGGTCGTCTGTCTGGTGGACAGAAGCAACGTGTTGCTATTGCTAGAGCGATTGTCAG aGACCCAAAGATCTTACTTCTCGATGAAGCCACGTCAGCTCTTGACacagaaagtgaaaaaattgtgcaagAAGCTCTGGATAAAGCGAGACTTGGAAGAACTTGTGTAGTTATTGCCCATCGTCTTTCGACAATACAAAACGCCGACAAGATTATTGTTTGTAGAAACGGAAAAGCCATTGAAGAAGGAACCCATCAAACGCTACTTGCTCGACGGGGGCTGTACTATAGATTAGTGGAAAAACAATCAtcttaa
- the pgp-4 gene encoding P-GlycoProtein related (Product from WormBase gene class pgp;~Confirmed by transcript evidence) has protein sequence MPEATDALLEPVVPMKIASEHVELGSRPDKKKKKSRSSQGNSLSNLFRHSGCADYLLLLGGLVLSAANGALLPFNSLIFEGITNVLMKGEAQWQNGTFDYDTFSSGIQHYCLLYFLLGVLMFTCTYFSNACLFTMAERRLYCIRKHLLQSVLRQDAKWFDENTVGGLTQKMSSGIEKIKDGIGDKIGVLVSGIATFISGVALGFYMCWQLTLVMLVTVPLQLGSMYLSAKHLNRATKNEMSAYSSAGGMANEVIAGIRTVIAFNAQPFEIERYGAQLAKARKMGIRKAIVLALCSAMPLFLMFVLMAGAFWYGAILTSYGVATSGTTFGVFWAVILGTRRLGEAAPHMGAITGARLAVNDIFKVIDHEPEINCTKQEGRRPDKVNGKLVFDNIQFTYPTRPDVKILKGVSFEVNPGETIALVGHSGCGKSTSIGLLMRFYNQCAGSIKLDGIPIEDYNIQWLRSTIGIVQQEPIIFLATVAENVRMGDDSITDKDIENACRQANAHDFIGKLSEGYNTVIGAGAVQLSGGQKQRVAIARAIVRKPQILLLDEATSALDTESERMVQTALDKASEGRTTLCIAHRLSTIRNASKILVFDQGLIPERGIHDQLIRQNGIYANMVRAQEIEKAKDDTTQDDDELVEEDNYSISRRLSTSEEELRKSKSLLRDSTRFSQSMLSVTSQVPDWEMESAREEMIEEGAMEASMMDIFRFAKPEKMNIVIALIFTLIRGITWPAFSVVYGQLFKVFAEGGEDLPVNALISSLWFVLLAVTSAVTTFISGSLLGKTGETMSSRLRMDVFKNIMQQDATYFDDPKHNVGNLTSRLATDSQNVQAAIDHRLAEVLNGVVSLFTGIAVAFWFGWSMAPIGLITALLLVIAQSAVAQYLKYRGPKDMESAIEASRIVTESISNWKTVQALTKQEYMFHAFTAASKNPRKRAFTKGLWQSLSFALAGSFFLWNFAIAYMFGLWLISNNWTTPFAVFQVIEALNMASMSVMMAASYFPEYVRARISAGIMFTMIRQKAKIDNRGLTGETPDIRGDISMKGVYFAYPNRNRQLILNNFNMSAQFGETVALVGPSGCGKSTSIQLIERYYDAICGAVKIDDHDIRDISVKHLRHNIALVGQEPTLFNLTIRENITYGLENVSQEQVEKAATLANIHSFVENLPEGYDTSVGASGGRLSGGQKQRIAIARAIVRNPKILLLDEATSALDTESEKIVQEALDKARLGRTCVVIAHRLSTIQNADKIIVCRNGKAIEEGTHQTLLARRGLYYRLVEKQST, from the exons ATGCCTGAGGCCACGGATGCTCTTTTG GAGCCCGTGGTCCCAATGAAAATTGCCAGCGAGCATGTGGAGCTGGGGTCCAGACctgataagaagaagaagaaatctCGTTCATCGCAGGGAAATAGTCTTTCCAATTTG tttcgaCACTCTGGATGTGCAGACTATTTGCTTCTTCTAGGTGGGCTTGTACTAAGCGCGGCAAATGGTGCATTACTCCCATTTAACAGTCTCATTTTTGAAG gaattacAAATGTTTTGATGAAAGGAGAAGCTCAATGGCAAAACGGCACGTTCGATTATGACACATTTAGTAGCGGAATTCAGCATTACTGCCTTCTCTATTTCCTGTTGGGAGTCTTGATGTTTACGTGTACATATTTTTCG aatgcttGTCTCTTTACAATGGCCGAGCGTCGTCTTTATTGCATCAGAAAGCACCTCCTTCAATCTGTCCTTCGTCAAGATGCAAAATGGTTTGATGAAAACACAGTTGGTGGattaacacaaaaaatgagcagtggaattgaaaaaattaaagacgGAATCGGAGACAAGATCGGAGTTTTGGTTTCTGGAATAGCAACCTTTATTAGTGGTGTTGCATTAGGATTCTACATGTGCTGGCAGCTAACGCTAGTTATGCTGGTAACAGTGCCACTTCAACTTGGTTCAATGTATCTATCTGCAAAGCATTTGAATCGTGCTACTAAGAACGAGATGTCAGCGTATTCTAGTGCTGGTGGAATGGCGAACGAAGTGATCGCTGGTATCCGAACGGTTATTGCATTCAATGCACaaccatttgaaattgaacg ATACGGAGCACAACTCGCCAAAGCTAGAAAAATGGGTATTCGGAAAGCCATTGTTCTTGCATTATGCAGCGCTATGCCACTTTTTCTCATGTTTGTTTTGATGGCAGGAGCCTTCTG gtaCGGCGCGATACTCACTTCCTACGGAGTCGCAACATCGGGTACCACATTTGGAGTGTTTTGGGCGGTTATATTGGGAACCAGGCGTCTTGGAGAAGCTGCACCTCACATGGGGGCAATCACAGGAGCTCGACTGGCTGTGaatgatatttttaaagtgattgaCCACGAACCTGAAATTAACTGTACAAAGCAAGAAGGTAGACGTCCAGATAAAGTCAATGGAAAACTTGTTTTCGACAACATTCAATTCACTTATCCAACTAGACCTGacgtcaaaattttgaaaggaGTCTCATTCGAAGTGAATCCGGGAGAAACAATTGCGCTTGTTGGTCATTCTGGATGTGGAAAATCTACTAGCATTGGGCTTTTGATGAGATTTTATAATCAGTGTGCAGGATCT attaaactGGACGGCATACCAATTGAGGATTATAATATTCAATGGCTCCGTAGTACAATCGGAATTGTTCAACAAGAACCAATAATTTTCTTAGCAACAGTGGCAGAAAATGTTCGTATGGGAGACGATTCAATAACCGATAAAGACATCGAAAATGCTTGTAGACAAGCCAATGCACACGACTTTATCGGCAAACTCAGTGAAGGATATAATACTGTAATTGGCGCAGGGGCTGTGCAGCTGTCCGGTGGCCAAAAACAACGTGTGGCCATTGCAAGAGCAATTGTCAGAAAACCACAAATTCTACTTCTTGATGAAGCAACTAGTGCTCTGGATACTGAAAGTGAGCGTATGGTACAGACTGCATTGGATAAAGCTTCAGAAGGAAGAACTACTTTGTGCATTGCTCATCGATTAAGCACTATCAGAAACGCAAGTAAAATTCTGGTTTTTGACCAAGGTCTTATTCCTGAAAGAGGCATTCATGATCAGTTAATTCGTCAAAATGGAATTTATGCAAACATGGTTAGAGCTCAGGAAATAGAAAAAGCCAAAGATGACACCACCCAAGATG ATGATGAATTGGTGGAAGAGGATAACTATTCAATCTCCCGACGTCTTTCGACATCTGAGGAAGAGTTGCGCAAAAGCAAGAGTCTTCTTCGAGACTCGACACGTTTCAGCCAAAGTATGCTCAGTGTCACTTCCCAAGTACCAGATTGGGAGATGGAAAGTGCCCGTGAAGAAATGATTGAAGAAGGTGCAATGGAAGCATCAATGATGGATATCTTCAGATTTGCAAAACCAGAAAAGATGAACATTGTTATTGCTCTGATATTCACACTAATCAGAGGAATCACGTGGCCAGCATTCTCTGTTGTGTATGGACaacttttcaaagtatttGCTGAAGGAGGCGAAGATCTGCCAGTGAATGCCTTAATCAGCTCACTTTGGTTCGTTCTTCTGGCTGTTACCTCTGCTGTGACCACTTTCATTTCTGGAAGTCTTCTTGGAAAAACTGGAGAAACAATGTCAAGTCGGCTTAGAATGGATGTGTTCAAGAATATTATGCAGCAAGACGCTACGTACTTTGATGATCCAAAGCACAACGTTGGAAATTTGACTTCTCGTTTAGCAACTGattctcaaaatgttcaagCG GCGATTGATCACCGACTCGCCGAAGTTCTTAATGGAGTTGTCTCCTTATTCACCGGAATTGCGGTTGCTTTCTGGTTTGGCTGGAGTATGGCACCAATTGGTCTCATAACTGCTCTTCTTCTTGTCATTGCTCAAAGTGCCGTAGCTCAATATCTCAAATACCGTGGCCCTAAAGATATGGAATCAGCAATTGAAGCTAGTAGA atagtcACGGAATCAATTTCTAACTGGAAGACTGTTCAAGCATTAACAAAACAAGAGTACATGTTCCACGCATTTACAGCTGCATCCAAAAATCCTCGAAAAAGAGCATTCACTAAAGGATTATGGCAATCTCTATCATTTGCACTTGCTGGAAGTTtctttttatggaattttgcAATTGCGTATATGTTTGGTCTTTGGCTAATTTCCAACAATTGGACAACTCCATTTGCAGTGTTTCA AGTTATTGAAGCGTTGAATATGGCGTCGATGAGTGTTATGATGGCAGCATCTTATTTCCCCGAGTACGTCAGAGCAAGAATTTCAGCCGGAATCATGTTTACCATGATCCGCCAAAAAGCGAAGATTGACAATCGCGGGCTCACAGGAGAGACACCG GATATCCGAGGAGACATCTCAATGAAGGGAGTCTACTTTGCATATCCAAATCGTAACCGCCAACTTATTCTCAACAATTTCAACATGTCAGCTCAGTTTGGAGAGACTGTTGCTCTTGTTGGACCATCAGGTTGTGGAAAGAGTACATCTATTCAATTGATTGAGCGGTATTATGACGCCATTTGTGGAGCTGTAAAAATTGATGACCATGACATTCGAGACATCTCTGTCAAACATCTCCGCCACAATATTGCTCTTGTTGGCCAGGAACCCACACTTTTTAATCTTACTATACGCGAGAATATTACATATGGACTTGAAAACGTGTCTCAAGAACAAGTTGAAAAAGCAGCAACCCTGGCTAACATCCatagttttgttgaaaatctacCGGAAGGATATGATACTTCCGTTGGTGCTTCTGGCGGACGATTATCTGGTGGCCAAAAACAACGTATTGCTATTGCAAGAGCAATTGTCAG
- the pgp-4 gene encoding P-GlycoProtein related (Product from WormBase gene class pgp;~Confirmed by transcript evidence), which produces MKIASEHVELGSRPDKKKKKSRSSQGNSLSNLFRHSGCADYLLLLGGLVLSAANGALLPFNSLIFEGITNVLMKGEAQWQNGTFDYDTFSSGIQHYCLLYFLLGVLMFTCTYFSNACLFTMAERRLYCIRKHLLQSVLRQDAKWFDENTVGGLTQKMSSGIEKIKDGIGDKIGVLVSGIATFISGVALGFYMCWQLTLVMLVTVPLQLGSMYLSAKHLNRATKNEMSAYSSAGGMANEVIAGIRTVIAFNAQPFEIERYGAQLAKARKMGIRKAIVLALCSAMPLFLMFVLMAGAFWYGAILTSYGVATSGTTFGVFWAVILGTRRLGEAAPHMGAITGARLAVNDIFKVIDHEPEINCTKQEGRRPDKVNGKLVFDNIQFTYPTRPDVKILKGVSFEVNPGETIALVGHSGCGKSTSIGLLMRFYNQCAGSIKLDGIPIEDYNIQWLRSTIGIVQQEPIIFLATVAENVRMGDDSITDKDIENACRQANAHDFIGKLSEGYNTVIGAGAVQLSGGQKQRVAIARAIVRKPQILLLDEATSALDTESERMVQTALDKASEGRTTLCIAHRLSTIRNASKILVFDQGLIPERGIHDQLIRQNGIYANMVRAQEIEKAKDDTTQDDDELVEEDNYSISRRLSTSEEELRKSKSLLRDSTRFSQSMLSVTSQVPDWEMESAREEMIEEGAMEASMMDIFRFAKPEKMNIVIALIFTLIRGITWPAFSVVYGQLFKVFAEGGEDLPVNALISSLWFVLLAVTSAVTTFISGSLLGKTGETMSSRLRMDVFKNIMQQDATYFDDPKHNVGNLTSRLATDSQNVQAAIDHRLAEVLNGVVSLFTGIAVAFWFGWSMAPIGLITALLLVIAQSAVAQYLKYRGPKDMESAIEASRIVTESISNWKTVQALTKQEYMFHAFTAASKNPRKRAFTKGLWQSLSFALAGSFFLWNFAIAYMFGLWLISNNWTTPFAVFQVIEALNMASMSVMMAASYFPEYVRARISAGIMFTMIRQKAKIDNRGLTGETPDIRGDISMKGVYFAYPNRNRQLILNNFNMSAQFGETVALVGPSGCGKSTSIQLIERYYDAICGAVKIDDHDIRDISVKHLRHNIALVGQEPTLFNLTIRENITYGLENVSQEQVEKAATLANIHSFVENLPEGYDTSVGASGGRLSGGQKQRIAIARAIVRNPKILLLDEATSALDTESEKIVQEALDKARLGRTCVVIAHRLSTIQNADKIIVCRNGKAIEEGTHQTLLARRGLYYRLVEKQST; this is translated from the exons ATGAAAATTGCCAGCGAGCATGTGGAGCTGGGGTCCAGACctgataagaagaagaagaaatctCGTTCATCGCAGGGAAATAGTCTTTCCAATTTG tttcgaCACTCTGGATGTGCAGACTATTTGCTTCTTCTAGGTGGGCTTGTACTAAGCGCGGCAAATGGTGCATTACTCCCATTTAACAGTCTCATTTTTGAAG gaattacAAATGTTTTGATGAAAGGAGAAGCTCAATGGCAAAACGGCACGTTCGATTATGACACATTTAGTAGCGGAATTCAGCATTACTGCCTTCTCTATTTCCTGTTGGGAGTCTTGATGTTTACGTGTACATATTTTTCG aatgcttGTCTCTTTACAATGGCCGAGCGTCGTCTTTATTGCATCAGAAAGCACCTCCTTCAATCTGTCCTTCGTCAAGATGCAAAATGGTTTGATGAAAACACAGTTGGTGGattaacacaaaaaatgagcagtggaattgaaaaaattaaagacgGAATCGGAGACAAGATCGGAGTTTTGGTTTCTGGAATAGCAACCTTTATTAGTGGTGTTGCATTAGGATTCTACATGTGCTGGCAGCTAACGCTAGTTATGCTGGTAACAGTGCCACTTCAACTTGGTTCAATGTATCTATCTGCAAAGCATTTGAATCGTGCTACTAAGAACGAGATGTCAGCGTATTCTAGTGCTGGTGGAATGGCGAACGAAGTGATCGCTGGTATCCGAACGGTTATTGCATTCAATGCACaaccatttgaaattgaacg ATACGGAGCACAACTCGCCAAAGCTAGAAAAATGGGTATTCGGAAAGCCATTGTTCTTGCATTATGCAGCGCTATGCCACTTTTTCTCATGTTTGTTTTGATGGCAGGAGCCTTCTG gtaCGGCGCGATACTCACTTCCTACGGAGTCGCAACATCGGGTACCACATTTGGAGTGTTTTGGGCGGTTATATTGGGAACCAGGCGTCTTGGAGAAGCTGCACCTCACATGGGGGCAATCACAGGAGCTCGACTGGCTGTGaatgatatttttaaagtgattgaCCACGAACCTGAAATTAACTGTACAAAGCAAGAAGGTAGACGTCCAGATAAAGTCAATGGAAAACTTGTTTTCGACAACATTCAATTCACTTATCCAACTAGACCTGacgtcaaaattttgaaaggaGTCTCATTCGAAGTGAATCCGGGAGAAACAATTGCGCTTGTTGGTCATTCTGGATGTGGAAAATCTACTAGCATTGGGCTTTTGATGAGATTTTATAATCAGTGTGCAGGATCT attaaactGGACGGCATACCAATTGAGGATTATAATATTCAATGGCTCCGTAGTACAATCGGAATTGTTCAACAAGAACCAATAATTTTCTTAGCAACAGTGGCAGAAAATGTTCGTATGGGAGACGATTCAATAACCGATAAAGACATCGAAAATGCTTGTAGACAAGCCAATGCACACGACTTTATCGGCAAACTCAGTGAAGGATATAATACTGTAATTGGCGCAGGGGCTGTGCAGCTGTCCGGTGGCCAAAAACAACGTGTGGCCATTGCAAGAGCAATTGTCAGAAAACCACAAATTCTACTTCTTGATGAAGCAACTAGTGCTCTGGATACTGAAAGTGAGCGTATGGTACAGACTGCATTGGATAAAGCTTCAGAAGGAAGAACTACTTTGTGCATTGCTCATCGATTAAGCACTATCAGAAACGCAAGTAAAATTCTGGTTTTTGACCAAGGTCTTATTCCTGAAAGAGGCATTCATGATCAGTTAATTCGTCAAAATGGAATTTATGCAAACATGGTTAGAGCTCAGGAAATAGAAAAAGCCAAAGATGACACCACCCAAGATG ATGATGAATTGGTGGAAGAGGATAACTATTCAATCTCCCGACGTCTTTCGACATCTGAGGAAGAGTTGCGCAAAAGCAAGAGTCTTCTTCGAGACTCGACACGTTTCAGCCAAAGTATGCTCAGTGTCACTTCCCAAGTACCAGATTGGGAGATGGAAAGTGCCCGTGAAGAAATGATTGAAGAAGGTGCAATGGAAGCATCAATGATGGATATCTTCAGATTTGCAAAACCAGAAAAGATGAACATTGTTATTGCTCTGATATTCACACTAATCAGAGGAATCACGTGGCCAGCATTCTCTGTTGTGTATGGACaacttttcaaagtatttGCTGAAGGAGGCGAAGATCTGCCAGTGAATGCCTTAATCAGCTCACTTTGGTTCGTTCTTCTGGCTGTTACCTCTGCTGTGACCACTTTCATTTCTGGAAGTCTTCTTGGAAAAACTGGAGAAACAATGTCAAGTCGGCTTAGAATGGATGTGTTCAAGAATATTATGCAGCAAGACGCTACGTACTTTGATGATCCAAAGCACAACGTTGGAAATTTGACTTCTCGTTTAGCAACTGattctcaaaatgttcaagCG GCGATTGATCACCGACTCGCCGAAGTTCTTAATGGAGTTGTCTCCTTATTCACCGGAATTGCGGTTGCTTTCTGGTTTGGCTGGAGTATGGCACCAATTGGTCTCATAACTGCTCTTCTTCTTGTCATTGCTCAAAGTGCCGTAGCTCAATATCTCAAATACCGTGGCCCTAAAGATATGGAATCAGCAATTGAAGCTAGTAGA atagtcACGGAATCAATTTCTAACTGGAAGACTGTTCAAGCATTAACAAAACAAGAGTACATGTTCCACGCATTTACAGCTGCATCCAAAAATCCTCGAAAAAGAGCATTCACTAAAGGATTATGGCAATCTCTATCATTTGCACTTGCTGGAAGTTtctttttatggaattttgcAATTGCGTATATGTTTGGTCTTTGGCTAATTTCCAACAATTGGACAACTCCATTTGCAGTGTTTCA AGTTATTGAAGCGTTGAATATGGCGTCGATGAGTGTTATGATGGCAGCATCTTATTTCCCCGAGTACGTCAGAGCAAGAATTTCAGCCGGAATCATGTTTACCATGATCCGCCAAAAAGCGAAGATTGACAATCGCGGGCTCACAGGAGAGACACCG GATATCCGAGGAGACATCTCAATGAAGGGAGTCTACTTTGCATATCCAAATCGTAACCGCCAACTTATTCTCAACAATTTCAACATGTCAGCTCAGTTTGGAGAGACTGTTGCTCTTGTTGGACCATCAGGTTGTGGAAAGAGTACATCTATTCAATTGATTGAGCGGTATTATGACGCCATTTGTGGAGCTGTAAAAATTGATGACCATGACATTCGAGACATCTCTGTCAAACATCTCCGCCACAATATTGCTCTTGTTGGCCAGGAACCCACACTTTTTAATCTTACTATACGCGAGAATATTACATATGGACTTGAAAACGTGTCTCAAGAACAAGTTGAAAAAGCAGCAACCCTGGCTAACATCCatagttttgttgaaaatctacCGGAAGGATATGATACTTCCGTTGGTGCTTCTGGCGGACGATTATCTGGTGGCCAAAAACAACGTATTGCTATTGCAAGAGCAATTGTCAG